From Stigmatopora argus isolate UIUO_Sarg chromosome 14, RoL_Sarg_1.0, whole genome shotgun sequence, the proteins below share one genomic window:
- the timm29 gene encoding mitochondrial import inner membrane translocase subunit Tim29 translates to MALRLFTRRIFVGGDTSITLRSKSYWGKIKDSKAGTWSRSLLSDYKEACSEMVVGMWEHPVKASVSFTVLGGVFACFSSKPDYSSFEAALLKHANQLGLLSSWIRNATSDSHVQSLLQLRNEGRLFHVNLGLLSLIYFTDHSPDTTLYEAHCSSLAKQWREFPRCIMDVGFVGRWWNLDSKMTNYDINEDEFLHLPEHLKVSATATVRIVESNEQLHKESWFPLKSEAKEK, encoded by the exons ATGGCTCTGCGTTTGTTCACCAGAAGGATCTTTGTTGGAGGAGACACATCAATCACACTTCGCTCTAAAAGTTActggggaaaaataaaagatagtaAAGCAG gtacaTGGAGCCGTAGTCTGCTATCAGATTACAAAGAAGCATGTAGTGAAATGGTAGTTGGCATGTGGGAGCATCCTGTCAAGGCATCAGTTTCCTTTACCGTTCTTGGAGGCGTATTCGCCTGTTTCTCTTCCAAGCCTGATTATTCATCATTTGAAGCTGCACTTCTTAAACACGCCAACCAGCTGGGTCTTCTGTCATCATGGATCCGCAATGCAACTTCTGATAGCCATGTGCAGAGTCTGCTTCAGCTTCGCAATGAGGGTCGCCTGTTCCATGTTAACCTGGGTCTACTCTCTCTGATTTATTTTACTGACCATAGCCCTGATACCACACTGTATGAAGCTCACTGTTCTAGTTTGGCAAAGCAGTGGCGAGAGTTCCCTAGATGCATAATGGATGTAGGCTTTGTTGGCCGTTGGTGGAACctggattcaaaaatgacaaactaTGACATTAATGAAGATGAGTTTTTGCACCTACCAGAGCATCTGAAAGTATCAGCAACAGCCACAGTTAGGATTGTGGAATCAAATGAGCAGTTGCACAAAGAGTCTTGGTTTCCACTAAAATCGGAAGCTAAAGAGAAATGA